The DNA region GGGAATTATGCCCGTTCCACGGAAGTGATGAACGAAATTCTCATGACCAATTTTGCAGGAGAGCCCTTGTCTGTTGAACTGGCTCGCTGTCTGATGTTTGAGTTGATCGGTACTTTTCTGAAAGCTACGGAACAGATCAAGACAGATGACCAGAACGAGATGACGCAGCGTAACGATCTGATCCGGCAATTGTTTGCATGTGAGACCTTTGAGGAGATCGAAGCTGAGCTGTTGCGAATACTGGAGACGGTATGCCAGACGGTGCATGAGCGCAAGCGATCCCGCAGTGAGGAATTGAGGGATCAACTGGTGGAATTCATCCATGAGAGTTATGCAGATGTCAATCTGGGTTTGACCCATTTGTCGGAGCGGTTTCGTTTTCATCCAACCTATGTCTCCAAGTACTTTAAGGAACAGACCGGAGTCAACGTGATCGATTACATCAACCAATATCGAATTGAGCAATCCAAGAAAATTTTACAGGCTGAGGAACTGACGATTCAGGACGTTTCCGAGCGGGTGGGTTTCCTGAACAGCAATTCGTTCATTCGTGTCTTCAAAAAGTATGAGGGAATTACACCCGGCCAATATAAGCAAAACAGCAGACTTGTCCAGCAAGAGGATTGAATAATATCACATGCTTAGAGGAGGAACTGTTCCATGTGGAAAAAGGCTATTGAAGATGCACTCCATGTCACCCGGCATAATATAGAACGATTTGAGGGACGCTTTCCCCATGTGAGCAACGGGGATGAGCATTATATGCTTAACGATAATACGGAGTGGACGGCAGGCTTCTGGTCGGGCATCCTGTGGTTATGCACGGAGTATACACGAGACCCGCTGTTTCGTGAGGCAGCAGCAAGCACCGTCGATAACTTCCGTCGGCGAATGGAGCGAAAATTCATATTCGACCACCATGATATTGGTTTCCTCTATTCATTGTCATCCAAGGCACAATGGATTGTGGAGCATGACGCTGCCGCGAGGAAACTGACGCTGGAAGCTGCCGATATGCTGATGAAACGCTGGCGGGAGGAAGCTGGACTGATCCAGGCTTGGGGACGCCAAGGCGATGTGAACAACGGAGGGCGAATTATTATCGATTGCCTGCTCAATCTTCCGCTGCTGTTCTGGGCGTATGAGCAGACGAATAACGAGGAGTATCGCCGCGTTGCCGAGCTGCATGCGCTGAAAAGTCGCCGTTTCCTCGTTCGTGGGGATGACTCAAGTTATCATACCTTTTATTTTGATCAGGTTACGGGGGAAGCCATCCGGGGCGGCACACATCAGGGTTACCACGACGGCTCCACCTGGACGCGCGGACAGGCATGGGGGATATACGGATTCGCACTGTGCAGCCGTTATCTGCAAAGTGCAGAGATGCTGGAGACAGCCAAGCGTCTCGCCCGTTATTTCATTGCCCATCTTCCGGAGGATGAAGTAGCCTACTGGGATTTTGATGCTCCTCAGACGCCTACTACGAAAAGGGACAGCTCTGCATCCGCTATTGTTGCCTGCGGTCTGTTGGAAATTGCCGGACGGATGGATGAAGCTGATCCTGAGCGGAAGGTTTTCCAAAATGCAGCGGAATCCTCCATGAAATCCTTAGTTAATCATTATTCCACACAGGGATCAGATTCAGCGGAGGGTTTGCTGAAGCATGGCTCCTACTCTGTAAGAGGTGGAGATTCACCCGATGATTACACGATCTGGGGTGATTATTTTTATCTTGAGGCGCTGATGCGTCTGGAACGGGACATTCCTGGCTATTGGTACGACCGCGAATCGAGCGTGTAATGAACGAGTTCCTTTCTGATGAGCCGAACGTTTTTGACCCAAAACGAAAAGCATCGATTCTGCCATTAGTTAGGGCAGAATCGATGCTTTTTTAATTTTTATTTTAGTATGTTGCATAATTCAATCAGTATCACTCCCGGGTACATTGGAAGGCGCTCTTTGGGATTTATGCAACATGCTCATATGTGTATACATGTTGTTAAATTTGCGTTTTTGGGGCAAGTTCGATGGCGGAACGGATGGCGGCCAGCATGCTTTTGTCATCGGCGATGTTTTTTCCTGCGATGTCAAAAGCCGTTCCATGGTCTACAGAAGTACGGATAATGCCGCCTTTGAGACCCACCGTGATATTCACGCCTTCTTCAATACCCATAACTTTGATCGGTGCATGCCCCTGGTCATGGTAGCAAGCAACGACGATATCGAAATCACCGCGCCCTGCGCGGAAGAACAGTGTGTCCGCCGGGAGTGGACCAACCACGTTAATGCCTTCCCTCTGCGCACGCTCGATGCCGGGCTGCAATTTTTCTTCTTCTTCACCATTACCAAACAAGCCGTTCTCACCTGCATGTGGGTTAATACCGCATACTGCAACGCGCGGATTTTCGAAGCCGGCTTTTTTCAGAGTATCATGAGCCAGTTTAACCACAGTGTACGTTCTTTCCGGGTTGATGCTAGCAATGGCGTCTATCAGACCCATATGCGTCGTAAGGTGGATCACTCGCAGATTGGGCGTAGTCAGCATCATGGAGAAATCCTCTGTATCGGTCAGATCAGCCAGAATCTCGGTGTGACCTGGATACAAGTGTCCACTCAGATGCAGTGCTTCCTTGTTCAGAGGCGCCGTGCAGATGGAGTGAATTTGCTGTTTTTTGGCCAGATCAATAGCTTTCGCCAGAAACTGAAACGCTGCATCTCCCGCAACGGCAGATACTATACCGTATTCCAGATCTGCGGGAACGAGGTCCAGATCAATAACGTCCACCGTACCGAATTCATACTTGGCTTCGGATGGCTCATGAATGGCATTTACCTTCAGATTCGATCCGATGACAGGCAGGACACGCTCCAATATTTTCGCATCGCCAATGACAAGTGGATTGCAGTTGTTGTAGACCTCCTGATGACCCAGTGCTTTCATAATGATCTCGGGTCCAATGCCTGCTGCATCGCCCATTGTAATTCCAACGGTTGGTTTCATGCCGGAACTCCTCCTTTTAATTTTTCAATCGCATGGATGAAGACGTCGGGCTTGCCGAATCCGCCCGCTTTGGTAATTACGTGCAGATCCTCAATTCCAATAAATTTCGATATCGGTACACCAATTTCAAGCTCATCGAGCAGTTCGAAACCGCTGATGTTCCACTTCATACAGATTTGTTTAGCTGTATCTCCGCCCGTCATGGATACACCTTTGAAGTACCCATTCTCCAACAACTTGGCACAGATTTCGCCTATGGCCCGTACAATTTCATTGCTAACCTCGGTGTGATTAAGCCCTCTGACTTCACCCGTAGCACGTGCCAGTTCAATATCTACCTGTTCAGCGGTCGAATAGAGGACAACGTCATTGCCTTCCACGGCTTTGTCCTTCACTTCTTCATACACACGATCGATTTCTTGCTCACGATCTGCCGAACCCGATACGGCTTTGAAGGAGTGGAACGGAATGGATGATACGTTGGTTTTCTGAAGTAACTGCTTAAGCTGCTCACGGGAGTTTTTGTTCACACTCCCCACAACGGTGAGGATTGGACCCGGATTTGCTGGGATGGTCAATTCCGCGGACTTGGCTCCCAAGCCGTAATGCGTTGGAAGGTAGTTGGCAATACCCGCCGAGCCTGCCCAGGCAAAGGTATAATTCAGCTCGCTGGTGATATTCAGAACCTGCTCCAAGTGCTTCTCATCCGTCGAGTCGACGAGGATATAGGGAATGCCATGTGCCTTATAGGTTTCCAGTAGCGTCTTAATATGATCTGTACCCGATTCAAGATCGCTTATCTTCATCTCGCCCACCTCATACTTGGTCTGGAGCTTGAGCAAATCCGGAAGATACGAAAGAGTCACAGGTGTCTTTGGATCATTCGCAATCTCGGTATCAGCCAGTGGAATGCCGTTCAGATAATGCGTGCCATTAAGAATGGTGCGATTGTTCTTGGGATAGCCAGGGGCGATCATCATAAAATCGGGTTTGACCACGTCGTACAAGGCGTCGATCTCAATCCCGATGTTTCCGCGCATGGTCGAGTCCATTTTTTTGAAAATGGTGCCAAATCCGTTCCTGAGCAGCAGTTCGGCTGCTCCGCTAACCCGCTGATACGCATCCTCCGGTGTGATGGAACGGCTATCGGTATCGAAGACGACCGCATCGTAATGACGAATGTTATCTTCGTCCATGTTGAAAAGTACGCTTGTTCTTAATCCATGACGGGCAAGCTGCACCCCGCTGTCATTGGCGCCGGTCAAGTCATCTGCAATGATGGCTAATTTCATGCAGTCATCCCTCCTTTGAAAGCAAAATATTTATAAGTCCGGTCAATTAAATTCAGTGCATTTAGGTGGACGGTCTTTGTTTGTATTTCTCGACGCCGCCTGATTTCTCCAGCCTCTTGGAGAGGAAGCCGATGAAGATCGGCAGCAGAATGGCGGTTGTCACAACACTTGCAGCAATCTGTACCGTAGCTATCTCGGCAATCGGGGCAAAAGAAGCGTTTGCAGCCACGATGGCAGCAGGCGTACCTACAGCGTTACCGGCTGTGGAGCCTTCGGAAGCGCCGACAATCGGGTTCCAGCCAATAGCTCTGAACAACAAGAAACCGATGCCACCAGTGATCAATACAGTCAGTACACCCAGCAAGATACCGCTGAGTCCGCCTTGAATGATCGATGAGAAGTTAATTCCCATACCCAGTGAAAAGGCGAAGAATGGAACGAGCTTGTCACTGCCTTTATGCAGCCATTCAGCCATGTTGCGATCCAGGTTACCAATAACAACGCCGACGATTAGCGGAAGCAGTACAGCTACAAAGGACATCGGGGAGAACATGCCATTGGCAAAACCCATCGCACCAAAGATGGAAAGAGCAACCATGGTGAGAAACGGTCCGTCGCTGAGCGCGAGGAACGGATAAGCCGCTTTGTCATCTTCTTTGCCGTATTGTCCGGCCAGCGCGATGTACAGTCCACCATTGGAATTCGTCATTGCGGCGATAATGGCGAGTGGCGCCAAACCAAGGAATAAACCATTGGAGTCCGCAAAGAATATGGCGATCAAACCTAATATTGCACCAACTGCCCACTTGAACACAAGCAGTGTAACGCCTTTACCAACCGAAGAACCGGCTGTCTTGAACGTGATTTGCGTTCCGGCAATCAACAGGAACAGGGCGATCAAGGTGCTTGAACTGTTTACGAACAGGGCTTCTGTGAAACCCCCAATCCGCAAAGCATTCGGAAAGAATGTGTTAATGGTTGCGCCGAGCAACAGGGGAACAACCATCATGCCGCCAGGAATACGATCTAATGTTGCTTTAATGTTCATAGTAGTGGCTCCCTTATGAAGTAATCGTTTTTATGAAGCGTTTGCATGGATTATGTTATCCCATATTGTTTATTATAGCAACACTTATTTATTGTAAATTTTAAGTAATCTTTATAACTGTTTAATAATGCAACACTCATAATCATAAAAAAGGCGTAAACCTAAAGTTACTCTTTAAGTTTACGCC from Paenibacillus sp. JNUCC-31 includes:
- the pdxA gene encoding 4-hydroxythreonine-4-phosphate dehydrogenase PdxA; translated protein: MKPTVGITMGDAAGIGPEIIMKALGHQEVYNNCNPLVIGDAKILERVLPVIGSNLKVNAIHEPSEAKYEFGTVDVIDLDLVPADLEYGIVSAVAGDAAFQFLAKAIDLAKKQQIHSICTAPLNKEALHLSGHLYPGHTEILADLTDTEDFSMMLTTPNLRVIHLTTHMGLIDAIASINPERTYTVVKLAHDTLKKAGFENPRVAVCGINPHAGENGLFGNGEEEEKLQPGIERAQREGINVVGPLPADTLFFRAGRGDFDIVVACYHDQGHAPIKVMGIEEGVNITVGLKGGIIRTSVDHGTAFDIAGKNIADDKSMLAAIRSAIELAPKTQI
- a CDS encoding glycoside hydrolase family 88 protein; this translates as MWKKAIEDALHVTRHNIERFEGRFPHVSNGDEHYMLNDNTEWTAGFWSGILWLCTEYTRDPLFREAAASTVDNFRRRMERKFIFDHHDIGFLYSLSSKAQWIVEHDAAARKLTLEAADMLMKRWREEAGLIQAWGRQGDVNNGGRIIIDCLLNLPLLFWAYEQTNNEEYRRVAELHALKSRRFLVRGDDSSYHTFYFDQVTGEAIRGGTHQGYHDGSTWTRGQAWGIYGFALCSRYLQSAEMLETAKRLARYFIAHLPEDEVAYWDFDAPQTPTTKRDSSASAIVACGLLEIAGRMDEADPERKVFQNAAESSMKSLVNHYSTQGSDSAEGLLKHGSYSVRGGDSPDDYTIWGDYFYLEALMRLERDIPGYWYDRESSV
- a CDS encoding 2-keto-3-deoxygluconate permease, which codes for MNIKATLDRIPGGMMVVPLLLGATINTFFPNALRIGGFTEALFVNSSSTLIALFLLIAGTQITFKTAGSSVGKGVTLLVFKWAVGAILGLIAIFFADSNGLFLGLAPLAIIAAMTNSNGGLYIALAGQYGKEDDKAAYPFLALSDGPFLTMVALSIFGAMGFANGMFSPMSFVAVLLPLIVGVVIGNLDRNMAEWLHKGSDKLVPFFAFSLGMGINFSSIIQGGLSGILLGVLTVLITGGIGFLLFRAIGWNPIVGASEGSTAGNAVGTPAAIVAANASFAPIAEIATVQIAASVVTTAILLPIFIGFLSKRLEKSGGVEKYKQRPST
- a CDS encoding four-carbon acid sugar kinase family protein, which codes for MKLAIIADDLTGANDSGVQLARHGLRTSVLFNMDEDNIRHYDAVVFDTDSRSITPEDAYQRVSGAAELLLRNGFGTIFKKMDSTMRGNIGIEIDALYDVVKPDFMMIAPGYPKNNRTILNGTHYLNGIPLADTEIANDPKTPVTLSYLPDLLKLQTKYEVGEMKISDLESGTDHIKTLLETYKAHGIPYILVDSTDEKHLEQVLNITSELNYTFAWAGSAGIANYLPTHYGLGAKSAELTIPANPGPILTVVGSVNKNSREQLKQLLQKTNVSSIPFHSFKAVSGSADREQEIDRVYEEVKDKAVEGNDVVLYSTAEQVDIELARATGEVRGLNHTEVSNEIVRAIGEICAKLLENGYFKGVSMTGGDTAKQICMKWNISGFELLDELEIGVPISKFIGIEDLHVITKAGGFGKPDVFIHAIEKLKGGVPA